One Hemibagrus wyckioides isolate EC202008001 linkage group LG09, SWU_Hwy_1.0, whole genome shotgun sequence DNA segment encodes these proteins:
- the LOC131358963 gene encoding proline-rich membrane anchor 1-like — MHSRDRTPFTSRLRPFLLGHCFFSSFLLLCQAELQRSCSQLGSQRRGEHCQSLCHCRYYPPLPPPPPPPPPPRLLIPTVAEPPVPLLRPWWMDFIVVVTVGCTSAFLLLLILLICFKAIKRKPLKKEENGTSRGEYAMSCRKKKTTNNVVV, encoded by the exons ATGCATAGTCGAGACAGAACACCTTTCACATCAAGGCTTCGGCCATTTCTGTTAGGCCACTGCTTTTTCTCGTCATTTCTTCTTTTATGCCAG GCTGAGCTTCAGAGGTCATGCTCACAGCTTGGCTCTCAGAGACGAGGTGAACACTGCCAGTCGCTGTGCCACTGCAGATACTACCCACCTctacctcctccacctccacctcctccccctcctcggCTACTCATCCCCACAG TGGCTGAGCCTCCGGTTCCTCTGCTAAGGCCATGGTGGATGGACTTCATTGTGGTTGTGACAGTAGGGTGCACCTCGGCTTTCTTACTGCTTTTAATTCTTCTCATCTGCTTCAAGGCCATTAAACG GAAACCTcttaaaaaagaggaaaatggCACCAGTCGTGGAGAATATGCCATGAGCTGCCGCAAGAAAAAGACCACTAATAACGTTGTAGTGTAA